Within the Centropristis striata isolate RG_2023a ecotype Rhode Island chromosome 23, C.striata_1.0, whole genome shotgun sequence genome, the region ATTAGCTTAAAATAACACGAGTCTTTGGAAAATGTACATcagtcactgaaaaaaaataaatgaggcaTATTTGTAGGTAACACTCCACAGTCCACAGTCATTTCTGTGTTCAGTGGCTTAACAGTGACTCATGGTATCTAGATCGAAATAATTCACATCGGCTTAAATAAACTCCCAGACCTCTCTGTGGAGAACTATCGCCATTTATTATGGAGCCACTTTATCGCCATATCAATGGCCAAGAGGACTTGGCATAGCAATTCATAAATCTCATTTTACAGCAGAACTGATTTTATTACTAAGGGGATATGCGGTTTATTGGATATGAGTTCAGCAGATCCAGATGGATCTCACTGCATCCAGCTGGTTTGTTtggttacatttattttctttccattttattttgcagccaaatttTGGCCCTAGTCTGAGCTCACAGGCATTTtaacactggaaaaaaatggcaaactgtgaaactgttaaatctgtttgcatttattatcttgtttttttattttttttagatgatcTGCCCGGAGGGGTGCAGCAGTTTGGGAATTTCCACAGTCCTCCTCCTCAAAGACCACCTCCTCTCAAACTCACTGGTCGTATGGAGTCAGTATCCATATTTACAATAGTGGTTTATTCATCCAGATGATAAATTCAGTTTACACAATTTTTAAGAATGTGTGCAACTCCTATTCTTTacactgaaaataaatgtgtacagtgtgagctctttttaaatttttaagaTAGTCATgagactttttgtttttcttccagaAGAGGGCCCTCACTGCAAAtgatctgtgtgtctgtctgtaccTTCTTTACAAAGAACTCCTCATCACTAGTTACTCCGTTTTTTCTCCCTCCAGAGCAACTGATCAGCATCGAGCCTCTCCTTTGGATTTTGGAGAGCATCCTGAGGAGAAGTCCAAGCAGAGGAGAGAGATTGCTCTGAGCTACCAAGAAGCACtcagacagcaggtcaacatcACATGATATAACCTCATTGCCAAAAGCAGACCCCATgccttttttatataaaaactaACTTTGCAAATTAGTGATGACAGATTGTGAATAAGAAGTGTTTTGGGCAGTCTCTTTCAGTTCTGTTAGCtgatttttggatgtttttaggGGTTTGTGTAACTCAGTCCGGGAGTTAATTTTCACACCAAAATGCTAATATTGCAGCAACAGGCTGCTTCTTCAATGAGGAAACTCAGACATTGACTCATTTTAGGTATAGACTAGATATTTAGAAACCAGATCATGGTGGATTCAGCATTTCCCCATAGCAAGGAAACATGGACTTGCACTCCACTGAGGTATTCTCAGAAAGTGTATCAACTTTTCTGCCTCCCTTCCCTTGTGTCCAGatcaaagaaagagaggagcttaaaagaagagagaaagaagagaaggagcGATATGATGCCAAGATTGAGGCCGAGATGATGGCATACGAACCGTGGGGGAGAAGTGGGGGAGGCGCCCCAATTAAGGACCAAAAAGGCAACCTTGTTAGTAAGtttgctttttaattttttcttttaatgaggTCTGCTAAACCTGAGATAACTTAATGATGGATCATGCTAAATACAGTGTGTTTTAGGTGCCTATGAATGTTTCCATGCCCTCAGGTGACCTGAATCAAATGCACAGGACCAACGAGGAGTCATATAGGAATCCTTCATCCAGGAATAGTGGACAGGCACAAAACTTTTTGATGAGGAATGGACACACTCCAAGAGCTTCCCATCGACTATCAGGTAGTTTTCAATCTGTCTGGGTGATTGTGCCAAAGTTGTGACAAACTGGGTCCTGCCATCCAGTGTACTTCAGAGaactgtgcatttgtgtgtggaTATGAAGACATTGCTCCTCTTTATTAATGGAATACTGTCTGTGTCCCCTGTCCTTGCAGGTTTCAGTGATCAGCCAACTCCACAGCAGCTCCACGTGCAGGACAGGTACAAAGAAGAGCTGAAACGACAGGTAGTTTATGGGCCATATTGtaaaatctgaatatttttttattgtctacAAATACTTAAGTGTTCCTAAGCAATTTTAAGAGATTATAAATCAATTTAACTTGTCAACAgatagaggaaaaaaagcaaaagcagaTAGAGGAGACAGAACGAATGAGGattgaggaggagaaagaagagaagaggctGGCGGACCAAAGGGCTCGAATACAGCGGGAATATGAGGAGCAGCAAAGCAAGCAAAAGAAGATTGAGGTGAGGAGTTCATCATTGCTCCTCTCTGACAATTAAGGGGGCATCCTCACACTGGGCTTGCCATTGAGAAACAGTTTTCTTTACAATCTGCAGCATAGACTGGAAAACCAAGATTGGATCCATGTAcctaaaacacaacacaaggagAAGGAAAAGAGGATGAGACAGGAGAAAGAGATTGAGAAAATTGTACCTGAGAGtgccagagacagagaggagaaaaaggcGCAGTTGAGCTATGAGGTACAGTAAGCCTGAAAAGACACTGTAGCTTTCAGTTTTATTGGACATCTTTGTCAAGTAATGTGACTCTGCCTGTAAATTTGCAGAGAGAGCCatcccctcccatccccaccTTGCAGAGGAAGCAGACAAACCTTGTGGCATCCAGACCTCCGTCTGTTGTGAGCCAACTCTCCGCCAGGACTGTAAGTCTCTTGGATGCAAATATTTCAActgttttaatttatatataaaatacacacaatttcTACAGGAACGCACTGTGTCAGCACCACAATCCCGACCAGTCCCTGCAAAAGTACCCCAGCTACAAGGTAAGAGTTATTTATATTCCACCATCCCATAAAAAAATCAACCTACCTGGTTTTAAATCATAAACTGCCACTAAAACGCTTATTGTTCCCATGCTTATCTCCCCTCGCCCCCTCTGTTGGCTTCAGATGGTCAACAGGAAGTGATCCGAGAGCTGTCGGCCCTCCGGAGGTATCTGAGGAATGAGCAGAGACAACTTGAGGTTCAGCTTGGCCAAGCAGATCGACAGGAGAATCACTACACTCCCCCGAACAGGTATTACACTCAGACACCCCTGAACAGCAGGGGTAATTTGCTGCTCAGAATGAATAGGATTTTATGACTTTCTTCTTGGCTAAAAAAATGAGCCATTTAGAGAACCTATTAGACGTGCTTCAGGTCCATTTTCCCCCAATACACCCCCTGACACATTAAGGTGAGGATACAATACTAATTCTGTCTTGTTAAATGGCAATTTTGATTTGCTTTTTGTATTAAAGGAGACTTTCTTGTGCTCAGAGCTAATGAAAGACCCGGGTCAAATTGGCCATCTTCTAATCTCCATTCAGATTTGTTTCGGAGACTCATTACTGCAGTAATGTAACAGTGTGATCCCAGAGGGAaattttcttttcatctctctTCACCTTGCAAGATTCAGGATTTAACAGGGATTCAGATTGTTTCTGAAAGGGACTGCAGTAGGACACGTGGCTGCTTGTGACCTCTAACCACCATGAAAAACACATGTGACAATGTATGTGACTACATTTCAGCCCCCAAAAGGGCAGGGGTAGGAATGTACTATAAGCTTCTTGTAAAGTCTTATATTCAAATAAGTTTACTGCAAATCATCAGAGAAATGCCTTTGAACTGGTGCCAGTTTCACGGCTTTCCTTTGGTTCCAATATAAGCTGCTTATATACAAAGCCCTGAGCTTATAAAACCATTTGGAAGtgtttaacacacacaaaccaggTGTTATGTCCgtattattttaaaacaatacTCGCTTAACTCTTTTTGAATCCACCCGACCTTACAGAGGCCAGAGTGTCAAGTGGAACTGTAGCCATTGTGCACAACTTGAAAACGGGATAATGATGTATTGGAAATATTTTCAGACAGGCATCTGTGTGCTATTTGAGTAAATTGCATTGTTTAAAGTGGGTTTTTCCTCTTTTGCTCAGGCCCAGAGGACGAGCCAGAGTGGATGCCTTCGAATCAACGCACAAGCAAGCTGCCCAGCCATCAGCCAGGAGCCCCTCCACTGGTGCTGCACGCGTTAATATGCAGAATATCAGGGAGTTCAACCAGCTTAAATACAGAGGTAATGATACTTTAACTCATTGGACAACGGTTTCATTTTATGGCGCAACATTTTcagatcacacaaaaaaacactctaaTGTATTCCGTGTGAGTCACGACTGCAAGAAGAACAATACACTTACAAACTGCATTAAGACTTTCatagtggttattttttgtgaaaatcatatgttgttgcattttatttcaaataatggTGATGGAACCGAACCTCATTGGTGACATTTTAGTTTATCCCATTGAACTAAAACCAGCTGGCAGTGGGGAAGGAAGTATTTGaacccttacttaagtaaaagtacaaataccacactgtaaaagtaCCCTATTACAATTAAAAGTCTTGAATAGAAAATCAtgtttaagtaaaagtatttaagTATAATTATAACAGGAAAATgcacttaaaatattaaaagtaaagagCTCGTTAcagaaaaatcttaaaatcattaaaatagttACAAGGAAAAGCAGCACATTTTTGAAGCTGGAATTCTGAAAtgtatttgcatgaaaaataacaTTCATCTAAATAGTTGCCTTGTTTCAGCCATTGTTAAATAGtttaaaacatcatattatAAGCTCTTCATGTGCTTTGtgtgtaaaatattaatttgttaGGTAATTTTAGCTAttagataaatgtagtggagggAAAAGTACACAATATTCCGTggcattgaaataaaaatacatacattccaccactgctgactTTGCTTCTGTACTCTGAAACACCTTTTTCCAACTTTGAGAAAGAGATTGAAAAACCCTCGTCTTATTGCCTTGGTCATGGTGTTGATATAAGGACAAGAAAGGAGGATCACTGTGGTCCCAAACCAGCTGGGCATCGCCAGATGGTTTAGACTTTCCAGAGCCTCATCAGTCCTCTGTCTCCTTCTAGCCACACTGAAACTTTAATCTCACGAGGTCATGGGAGGCGTCCATCAGTGACAGGCAGTTTGGCAGCGAAAACAGAGAATGTAATGCAAGCGACCAAGGAAATGGCTTTGGATGGGTTCCCAGACCAAGTTAATGCAAAGACACTCAGAGCTCTGGCttgtaaaaccaaaaaaaaggaagaaatgctACTCTGTGACGAATTTATTAATCACTTATCAAACTTGCAGATAGAAATTACACATATATGCCAACCTTACATCTTAAAGCTGCATCAGATCCATTCTGTACAGTCAAACCTCGACGCGATGTAGTAGGAAGGATGCAGTCAGGCTGTGGAGCTGCTGAGTCACAGCCAAGGTGCTGCTTCAGAGAGTGCAGGAGAGAAATGGAAGTTGTTGGTttctcttttaatgtttttcctaCAGTCTACTGATCCTGACATtatcttttttaatctttatttctgTGCTAGTTAAACTGTTAATGCTCCATCAGTTAAAGGAAACCACTTGATTGCTACTGTAGGACAGATATGGGACAATATCTCTTTGTCAGACACAGAATCTCGTGAGGAAGTCCGTCACATGTACCCTGACCCTCCCACTGATGCACACACTCTGGACATCCAGCAGCAGGCACTTCTTCGTGAACAACAGCGCAAAATCAGGCTCatgcagagagaggaagagtacGGTCAGtgagcccacacacacacacacacacacactcacatttcaCCTCAAACTGTTGCACTCTTTTACTAattgttctgtttctctgcagacTCTTTGGATCAGAAACCAAGCCTCTATCATCCTGTGAGTGGTCATCCCATTATaaatatgcattttcattttgacaggCTTGTCAAGCACATCTTGCATGGTTTGCTCCTAAGTTAATTGGTGCCTGCCTGTGTTTATTCCTTCCCTCAGAGGAACAAACCTGGACGCTACATCCACAGAGACTCTGTATTGCCATCTGAGACTGCTTTTATTGGTAAGCTTGGCTGAACATAGTCTGTTTATAAAGACTGCCCCTATTCCtctattcttcttctttcaaGTATGAAGAAAGTGTTTACATCAGTCGGGACAAAATATGCTGTGGGTCCTTTTactaagacatttttttcatgaagaTGACATGGCTTGGGAGGTCAGCTACATACACCCTCACAATACCACCCTACAACAGCCTCTGCGCCAGGATAATTtagctctgtgtctctgtgccaGGCTAATTGTGGCACATGCCAGCTCCTGTCTCTGTGTTGCAGCTGGTGCCAGTGCTGGGTACAAGGCTCACATGCCGGCTGCAGGGTGGAGATAGCACAGTGCCAGCCATTGGGAATACGGGCAGTAGAGAAATTGTTTAAAAAGCCTTTTGAATACTTTCCCTCTTAGCCTATTCCATCCAAACTCCTTCCAGTAAAAAGTTTTGCTGAATagatttcattattttcatattaCGCATATCTGAATTGAATTAACTTTTTGGTCCCTAATCCATCCAGCTGTAAAGAGGTGTAATGATGAATGGCTTTGTCAGATGTTTACAGTGGCGATGCACGTGAAGAGCGGCTTCATCAGCAGACAACCCGCCAGCCTTCAGCAGGACACCAGGAGAGGACAGCCCCACGGAGGAGGCGTGACTATGATGTATGGGGTTGAGCAGTAAATGGATTGTATTCTGTGCTTCAGGTCAAAGTGATCTGAGTCACTACAGTACCAGAGATAGTGCTTTCTATACTGTATTCCTCAAATCccatttgttttctgatttttcaaaataaagctaaTGAAAATTGTAGCCAATCTCTTACTtctggcttctttttttttcaggaggCGCCTGTCTCCATTAATCAGAGGGACCATAACATCCAGCCAGAAGATCAGTCTTTGCAGTCAGCGACTAGTTTGAACCTTGAATCTAAAGTCAGTGCTAACAACCAGCACCGCATCACCAGACACAGCAGTGGTGATCACAACGGCAGATCAGGTGAGAGGAACAACATTACATCAGGAGTATTTAAATAAGCAGAatgcaaatataacaaaagcataaaaaaggTTGACAGTGATGCTATAAACTAAAGCCCGACTGGTATGGGACTTTTGAGACCCATACCTGTCCTATACTGATAATAGAGGGGGGAAATTCATTGATAGCCGATATGGTGGCCAATATAGTAatctttttattcttatttttgtgaattgcaccaatttttcaccactctgcaaatgtactcagagggctactttctcaaacataaacctttattaaataatatttaacattattatacattatacaatgtATTACACTGCCAGCCAATTCTATGAATAACtgggaaaaataaagaaaaaaatggaattaattaaattgctaaataaacataattactgttttgtgtcagtcaattgctgactattaaaaaaatagtatttttaaaaaaaatcacggcaagcaacattttttctgcattatagaTTGTGTTAAAAGTTTTCGTAGCGACATATTGGTCAGCATACACTGATACCATCAATATCTATTGGGCTCTACTATAAACATCTCTTTGTGTCTCATCTTATACATCTTGCAGTAGtaagttaacaaaaaaaagtacatgtAACTATATATCAACTTTCTAAACTTTCTTATACTCAGTTTTTGCCAGATTTTgctaaaactttttcttttcctttcttcaaCAAAGATGAGACAGGTGTTAACTagttttaaaagaataaaaacgtATGTATAGtcatgaaaaatgattagaccaccattgtttttcttcaatttcttgttcatttaaatgcctggtacaactaaaggtactgttgtttggacaaatataatgagaatAACACAAATAGCTAATAAGAAtttcatttaagagctaattagatcatgattttggttattatcaagaaaaccatggaaaatgtgaaACTCTTATGgaaaactcttatgagctattttgttgttatcattataaaacaataataaataataaaatgaatgagaaattaaagtaaaatcgAATCTTAAGCATCCTTCATTTTCTGATTGCCTGAAGAACTGTGTGATGGATAAGCCTATGTCGTCTCTAGAGGGGCCGCCTGGTGATGAAGTGGATGGCTTGTCTCTGCGTTCTGCCCTGGAGAGGCGTGTCTCCATGGATACTGTTGCCACAGAGGCCTGGTTGCGGCCCGGCACGTCGGATACTGTGAAACGCTCCGGCTGTAGGGAGAGGCCTAACAGTGGGACGGCTGCTCCACCATGGCTGACACACCGAGTCACATAGCTGCTCTCCAAACAAGTGAGGCTGGTTCTCTGCCAGTTCCTCTTTCCTTTGCATGGCTCTCCTGAGAACGAACATCGTTGCTGTGTGATGCTTTAATCACTTTCTACTGTTCAACATGTTAATTGTGGGTGTTTGTTATATATAACATAGCTTCAAAACATgccagtaaaaataataatgtctgTTAGTTTAGACAAAAACCATCTTACGCAAGACTGTTTGTTTCTCTCAGCAtgaaaagtgcacattttttacCCTGCAATTGATTTAGTCCATGGAAGTTTTGTATGTTCATATCTGTGAATGTGCCATAAACATATGGACTTGTTTAtgtagttatttttgttataaatataaatcCCGGAgagtttattttacaataaaatgttattttaatgttttttctggcTGATCATTAATGGAGGAAAATAAACAGCAAGCAGTTGTATTATTTAGAAGTCAGTGATTCAGCATTTCAAATCAACCAAGTTcaaaaactttattgacctaGAACCTGATTAGAATGCCAGATGATGTATTGTACAGAAAGTTGTACATAATCTTTTTTGCAACATAGAAAACTTTACATTGCTGTATcatatacattttgttttctacATCCATGAGCAGGAATGCATCCCATTCATACTTAAAGCACAGCtaacatttgtcattttctctATACATATACCTTTCccccaaaccaaaaaaaaaacaacaaaaaaacattaaatatattattaacttttgattTTGTACACAAGAGtgaaaactaaactcaaacATGAAAACAGACTAGTGACTCAAAAGCAGCTAGCATCAGGTTTCTCTCTCATCTTCCAGTTCAGAAGCCCAGTAATCATCTATCTCCAATAAAAACCTAAGAACATATAAAATGGAATAATTTAACCCTTCACTTGCCACGGTCATGTTACAAATCGTACTGTATTGAACAATCTGCAGGAGATGGTACAGTCAAATAAATTATCACAAAAGTAAAATCTCCAGTGCATTCAAAAAGAGATCAAGTGCAGCAAATCCAGAGGaggaaacaaataaacaaaaataaatgaaatctaGTGTTATAAGATTATATTACATAGCGGCAGATCTGTACAACTAGTTTCATCCAGGAGGCTATCAGTACTAATGTTAGCCATCTGCGGTGCAGACAGAAAGATCATTACTATCAATGTGTGACAAATGCCACATTTCATAGTTACTAAATATGTCTTTTTGCATGTTGCTGAAACCATtcattctttacttttttaaatatacagtaagAAGCACACATTTTTTGAAATATATTCCTTCTGAGCAGATCAGAGATATGATAACTGTCAGTTGTTAATCAGTAGTTATATCCAGTGGAGGCATCGCTACACCTTGTACAAGACATTACTGTTTTTAAC harbors:
- the LOC131961812 gene encoding centrosome and spindle pole-associated protein 1 isoform X1 codes for the protein MPPASAALRLSPVPDRGLGLSFLLGNDYERKKKKLQQELQLEYKQFAAQKKDLKKCEPCRQPQGLSLPIDENISVQEKLREERSKEYNLFLQEKAHIGRLKRGAPSVTSKVQASDAVYIPSPASPPPILNTRTNIHPPPRERSASRRDAATLTEVVDNGNSTGSHGRGHRRRRHWQIHRPKKHYSSEEEPITDKEDEVEFRHKRQQDRHTPEPKYKEERRNRKYRANRTPQDTTKVEAAGVHDQNNNNEVVLNLQMQDSMGTTAGSRPATSKDKAEFSTGLLIGAAEDQTASQMRREQYRQELLKQIAEQQRNKIRERKLELRVAATGATDPEKQPDRIKQFGAVNRQHDSLRRDVPYKPGIDLEAVGKDPNPKPKDDKPTEHIEQITSPGKSHVDYSTALSQLTGKTKPWSRTRAAEGGSTLDYFNEDYHRDFSNILGEVTNPRVGGVPPPVPPTVTNNYKTPYDAAYHYYGTRNPLDPNLPYNQNDLPGGVQQFGNFHSPPPQRPPPLKLTGRMEATDQHRASPLDFGEHPEEKSKQRREIALSYQEALRQQIKEREELKRREKEEKERYDAKIEAEMMAYEPWGRSGGGAPIKDQKGNLVSDLNQMHRTNEESYRNPSSRNSGQAQNFLMRNGHTPRASHRLSGFSDQPTPQQLHVQDRYKEELKRQIEEKKQKQIEETERMRIEEEKEEKRLADQRARIQREYEEQQSKQKKIEHRLENQDWIHVPKTQHKEKEKRMRQEKEIEKIVPESARDREEKKAQLSYEREPSPPIPTLQRKQTNLVASRPPSVVSQLSARTERTVSAPQSRPVPAKVPQLQDGQQEVIRELSALRRYLRNEQRQLEVQLGQADRQENHYTPPNRPRGRARVDAFESTHKQAAQPSARSPSTGAARVNMQNIREFNQLKYRDTESREEVRHMYPDPPTDAHTLDIQQQALLREQQRKIRLMQREEEYDSLDQKPSLYHPRNKPGRYIHRDSVLPSETAFIDVYSGDAREERLHQQTTRQPSAGHQERTAPRRRRDYDEAPVSINQRDHNIQPEDQSLQSATSLNLESKVSANNQHRITRHSSGDHNGRSEGPPGDEVDGLSLRSALERRVSMDTVATEAWLRPGTSDTVKRSGCRERPNSGTAAPPWLTHRVT
- the LOC131961812 gene encoding centrosome and spindle pole-associated protein 1 isoform X2, whose translation is MPPASAALRLSPVPDRGLGLSFLLGNDYERKKKKLQQELQLEYKQFAAQKKDLKKCEPCRQPQGLSLPIDENISVQEKLREERSKEYNLFLQEKAHIGRLKRGAPSVTSKVQASDAVYIPSPASPPPILNTRTNIHPPPRERSASRRDAATLTEVVDNGNSTGSHGRGHRRRRHWQIHRPKKHYSSEEEPITDKEDEVEFRHKRQQDRHTPEPKYKEERRNRKYRANRTPQDTTKVEAAGVHDQNNNNEVVLNMGTTAGSRPATSKDKAEFSTGLLIGAAEDQTASQMRREQYRQELLKQIAEQQRNKIRERKLELRVAATGATDPEKQPDRIKQFGAVNRQHDSLRRDVPYKPGIDLEAVGKDPNPKPKDDKPTEHIEQITSPGKSHVDYSTALSQLTGKTKPWSRTRAAEGGSTLDYFNEDYHRDFSNILGEVTNPRVGGVPPPVPPTVTNNYKTPYDAAYHYYGTRNPLDPNLPYNQNDLPGGVQQFGNFHSPPPQRPPPLKLTGRMEATDQHRASPLDFGEHPEEKSKQRREIALSYQEALRQQIKEREELKRREKEEKERYDAKIEAEMMAYEPWGRSGGGAPIKDQKGNLVSDLNQMHRTNEESYRNPSSRNSGQAQNFLMRNGHTPRASHRLSGFSDQPTPQQLHVQDRYKEELKRQIEEKKQKQIEETERMRIEEEKEEKRLADQRARIQREYEEQQSKQKKIEHRLENQDWIHVPKTQHKEKEKRMRQEKEIEKIVPESARDREEKKAQLSYEREPSPPIPTLQRKQTNLVASRPPSVVSQLSARTERTVSAPQSRPVPAKVPQLQDGQQEVIRELSALRRYLRNEQRQLEVQLGQADRQENHYTPPNRPRGRARVDAFESTHKQAAQPSARSPSTGAARVNMQNIREFNQLKYRDTESREEVRHMYPDPPTDAHTLDIQQQALLREQQRKIRLMQREEEYDSLDQKPSLYHPRNKPGRYIHRDSVLPSETAFIDVYSGDAREERLHQQTTRQPSAGHQERTAPRRRRDYDEAPVSINQRDHNIQPEDQSLQSATSLNLESKVSANNQHRITRHSSGDHNGRSEGPPGDEVDGLSLRSALERRVSMDTVATEAWLRPGTSDTVKRSGCRERPNSGTAAPPWLTHRVT